From Phalacrocorax carbo chromosome 8, bPhaCar2.1, whole genome shotgun sequence, a single genomic window includes:
- the SLC25A48 gene encoding solute carrier family 25 member 48 isoform X6 has translation MGSLQLQDFVAGWVGGAASVVVGHPLDTIKTRLQAGQGYGNTLNCVLTVYRNESVAGFFKGMSFPLASISVYSSVVFGVFSNTQRLLSQLRHGDPSRTPALADVALASMVAGFISVGIGTPVDLVKIRLQMQTQPYIKGCQRGANPTRAHAEPKGGAASELNSLDFSSFTNTSLMITVVVPNCEIFTFLYWLDKVILCPFLKASVQLSNLMPFPKAARSSTSEGTL, from the exons ATGGgcagcctccagctgcaggacttCGTGGCAGGCTGGGTGGGCG GAGCCGCCAGCGTGGTTGTGGGCCACCCTCTGGACACGATCAAG ACTCGTTTGCAAGCTGGTCAAGGATATGGAAATACTCTCAACTGTGTTCTCACTGTGTACAGAAATGAGTCT GTGGCTGGCTTCTTCAAAGGCATGTCCTTCCCGCTGGCCAGCATTTCCGTCTACAGCTCCGTGGTGTTTGGCGTCTTCAGCAACACGCAACGGCTCCTCAGCCAGCTCCGCCACGGAGACCCTTCTCGCACGCCGGCGCTCGCCGACGTGGCTCTGGCCAGCATGGTGGCTGGGTTCATCTCCGTGGGCATCGGCACCCCTGTGGACCTGGTAAAGATAAGGCTACAGATGCAAACGCAGCCGTACATCAAAG GCTGCCAGCGCGGAGCAAACCCCACCAGAGCACACGCAGAGCCGAAGGGAGGTGCAGCTTCAGAGCTGAACAGCTTGGATTTCAGCAGTTTCACAAACACCTCTCTCATGATTACAGTTGTGGTGCCTAACTGtgaaatattcacatttttgtATTGGCTTGATAAAGTAATATTATgtccatttttaaaagcctccGTGCAGCTTAGCAATCTAATGCCCTTTCCAAAAGCAGCCCGGTCCTCTACATCAGAAGGGACACTCTGA
- the SLC25A48 gene encoding solute carrier family 25 member 48 isoform X2: protein MGSLQLQDFVAGWVGGAASVVVGHPLDTIKTRLQAGQGYGNTLNCVLTVYRNESVAGFFKGMSFPLASISVYSSVVFGVFSNTQRLLSQLRHGDPSRTPALADVALASMVAGFISVGIGTPVDLVKIRLQMQTQPYIKANIKLKPTVPGFPVYQGPIHCFRTVLQKEGIAGIYRGMGAMLLRDVPGYCLYFIPYTIFCGWITPDGCISPNPFSICLAGGVAGAISWGTATPMDVVKSRLQADGVYLNKYKGTLDCILQSYQNEGLKPSQQPAVWFVFCRQVRKATVI, encoded by the exons ATGGgcagcctccagctgcaggacttCGTGGCAGGCTGGGTGGGCG GAGCCGCCAGCGTGGTTGTGGGCCACCCTCTGGACACGATCAAG ACTCGTTTGCAAGCTGGTCAAGGATATGGAAATACTCTCAACTGTGTTCTCACTGTGTACAGAAATGAGTCT GTGGCTGGCTTCTTCAAAGGCATGTCCTTCCCGCTGGCCAGCATTTCCGTCTACAGCTCCGTGGTGTTTGGCGTCTTCAGCAACACGCAACGGCTCCTCAGCCAGCTCCGCCACGGAGACCCTTCTCGCACGCCGGCGCTCGCCGACGTGGCTCTGGCCAGCATGGTGGCTGGGTTCATCTCCGTGGGCATCGGCACCCCTGTGGACCTGGTAAAGATAAGGCTACAGATGCAAACGCAGCCGTACATCAAAG CAAACATTAAACTAAAGCCCACAGTTCCTGGATTTCCTGTGTACCAAGGCCCAATTCACTGCTTTAGGACAGTCCTACAGAAAGAGGGGATAGCAGGAATATACCGAGGCATGGGAGCAATGCTTCTGCGAGATGTTCCTGGGTACTGCCTCTATTTCATCCCTTACACAATTTTCTGTGGATGGATTACCCCTGACGGATGTATTTCCCCTAATCCCTTCTCCATCTGTCTTGCAGGGGGTGTAGCAG GAGCCATTTCCTGGGGGACTGCTACTCCAATGGATGTTGTGAAAAGTCGACTTCAGGCAGATGGAGTTTATTTAAACAAGTACAAAGGGACCCTTGACTGTATCTTGCAGAGCTACCAGAACGAGGGCTTAAAA CCGTCACAGCAGCCTGCGGTCTGGTTCGTCTTTTGCCGTCAAGTGAGGAAAGCCACGGTCATATGA
- the SLC25A48 gene encoding solute carrier family 25 member 48 isoform X3, which yields MGSLQLQDFVAGWVGGAASVVVGHPLDTIKTRLQAGQGYGNTLNCVLTVYRNESVAGFFKGMSFPLASISVYSSVVFGVFSNTQRLLSQLRHGDPSRTPALADVALASMVAGFISVGIGTPVDLVKIRLQMQTQPYIKANIKLKPTVPGFPVYQGPIHCFRTVLQKEGIAGIYRGMGAMLLRDVPGYCLYFIPYTIFCGWITPDGCISPNPFSICLAGGVAGAISWGTATPMDVVKSRLQADGVYLNKYKGTLDCILQSYQNEGLKCCQEDLKVS from the exons ATGGgcagcctccagctgcaggacttCGTGGCAGGCTGGGTGGGCG GAGCCGCCAGCGTGGTTGTGGGCCACCCTCTGGACACGATCAAG ACTCGTTTGCAAGCTGGTCAAGGATATGGAAATACTCTCAACTGTGTTCTCACTGTGTACAGAAATGAGTCT GTGGCTGGCTTCTTCAAAGGCATGTCCTTCCCGCTGGCCAGCATTTCCGTCTACAGCTCCGTGGTGTTTGGCGTCTTCAGCAACACGCAACGGCTCCTCAGCCAGCTCCGCCACGGAGACCCTTCTCGCACGCCGGCGCTCGCCGACGTGGCTCTGGCCAGCATGGTGGCTGGGTTCATCTCCGTGGGCATCGGCACCCCTGTGGACCTGGTAAAGATAAGGCTACAGATGCAAACGCAGCCGTACATCAAAG CAAACATTAAACTAAAGCCCACAGTTCCTGGATTTCCTGTGTACCAAGGCCCAATTCACTGCTTTAGGACAGTCCTACAGAAAGAGGGGATAGCAGGAATATACCGAGGCATGGGAGCAATGCTTCTGCGAGATGTTCCTGGGTACTGCCTCTATTTCATCCCTTACACAATTTTCTGTGGATGGATTACCCCTGACGGATGTATTTCCCCTAATCCCTTCTCCATCTGTCTTGCAGGGGGTGTAGCAG GAGCCATTTCCTGGGGGACTGCTACTCCAATGGATGTTGTGAAAAGTCGACTTCAGGCAGATGGAGTTTATTTAAACAAGTACAAAGGGACCCTTGACTGTATCTTGCAGAGCTACCAGAACGAGGGCTTAAAA